In a genomic window of Coprococcus eutactus:
- a CDS encoding YdbC family protein, which produces MKEIQYEIVKEIAVLSASDSGYTKEINLISWNGREPKYDIRSFSPNREKCGKGITLNADEAAALLEALQKEVNSGD; this is translated from the coding sequence ATGAAAGAAATCCAGTATGAGATTGTAAAGGAAATCGCCGTATTGTCTGCGAGTGACAGCGGCTACACAAAGGAAATCAATCTTATTTCATGGAACGGGAGAGAGCCGAAATATGACATCCGCAGCTTTTCCCCGAACCGTGAGAAGTGCGGAAAGGGTATCACGTTGAACGCTGATGAAGCAGCGGCACTCCTTGAAGCATTACAGAAAGAAGTAAACAGCGGGGATTGA
- a CDS encoding recombinase family protein: MAGIRTENKIYEVGIYCRLSKDDGTDNESASIATQKSILTDYVKRQGWHLAKTYVDDGYSGTNFQRPSFQNMIKDIENGLINCVITKDLSRLGRNYLDCGLYLEVFFPEHNVRYIAVNDGVDTLNKSAMDITPFRNILNEMYSADVSVKIKSAYRARFQQGKFMGTTAPYGYVKDPADHNHLLIDDKVAHVVREIFDLALAGNGIAKIRKHINKQHILRPAAYAVEQGATGYERYFEDNEENRYIWSENSVRGILRSPIYAGNLAGYKRIAANMKSKKRPSKLPEEWEVIPDTHEGIVTQEEFDTVQQLMTSRRREQNAGGFENIFSGVIKCADCGYAMRAASANRRKRPDIIDCVQYTCNNYGRYGNVMCTAHSIEARDLFNAVLADINRFADMAVNDEKAVRAIERRLTETDQSRAKSLEKEKKKLNKRLAELDRLFSSLYEDKVMERITERNFEMMSGKYQKEQLEIEARLKEVTETLNDSYEKSQGVRDFLSLIRNYQGLKELDATIINALIDKILVSEREKLADGTVRQEIKIYYKFIGFVGELHITPTKRWTALKPKNCTVCGVEYVPSSGISKYCPACAKRIQREKSNESKRRSRERNRRACIELSAKNDRLRSMDHLPERRDGHWII; encoded by the coding sequence ATGGCAGGAATAAGAACGGAGAACAAGATTTATGAAGTCGGCATTTACTGCCGCTTATCAAAGGACGATGGCACGGATAACGAGAGTGCGAGCATTGCGACACAAAAATCCATCCTCACGGATTATGTGAAAAGGCAGGGATGGCATTTAGCAAAAACGTATGTTGACGATGGCTACTCTGGAACAAATTTCCAAAGACCAAGTTTCCAGAATATGATTAAGGACATTGAAAACGGGCTGATAAACTGCGTGATTACAAAAGATTTATCCCGTCTGGGGAGGAACTATCTTGATTGTGGGTTATATCTGGAAGTCTTTTTCCCAGAGCATAACGTGAGGTATATAGCGGTCAATGACGGCGTGGACACCTTAAACAAATCCGCTATGGACATCACGCCTTTCCGCAACATCCTAAACGAAATGTATTCTGCCGATGTGTCAGTCAAGATAAAATCGGCGTACCGTGCGAGGTTTCAGCAGGGGAAATTCATGGGAACAACAGCCCCTTATGGCTATGTCAAAGACCCTGCCGACCACAACCATCTGCTGATAGATGACAAAGTTGCCCATGTGGTAAGGGAGATATTCGACCTTGCGTTAGCGGGCAACGGCATCGCCAAAATCCGCAAGCACATCAACAAACAGCATATCCTACGCCCTGCCGCTTATGCGGTGGAGCAAGGGGCAACAGGCTATGAGCGGTACTTTGAGGATAACGAGGAAAACCGTTATATTTGGAGCGAGAACAGCGTGAGGGGCATTTTAAGAAGCCCGATATATGCGGGCAACCTTGCAGGCTACAAGCGGATTGCAGCCAACATGAAAAGCAAGAAACGCCCCTCTAAGCTGCCCGAAGAATGGGAAGTGATACCAGACACCCATGAGGGGATAGTCACGCAGGAGGAATTTGACACCGTACAGCAGCTTATGACGAGCCGCAGGCGGGAGCAGAACGCAGGGGGATTTGAGAATATCTTTTCGGGCGTTATCAAGTGTGCGGACTGCGGCTATGCGATGCGGGCGGCGAGTGCCAACAGGAGGAAACGCCCCGACATCATCGACTGCGTACAATACACCTGCAATAATTATGGCAGATATGGCAATGTTATGTGTACCGCACACAGCATTGAAGCGAGGGACTTATTCAATGCCGTCCTTGCCGACATCAACCGCTTTGCGGATATGGCGGTCAATGATGAAAAGGCGGTCAGAGCCATAGAAAGGCGGCTCACGGAAACAGACCAGAGCAGGGCGAAATCATTAGAGAAAGAAAAGAAGAAGCTGAACAAACGCCTTGCGGAGCTTGACAGGCTGTTTTCCTCTCTCTATGAGGACAAGGTAATGGAGCGTATCACGGAGCGGAATTTTGAGATGATGTCGGGGAAATACCAGAAAGAGCAGCTTGAAATTGAAGCACGGCTGAAAGAGGTAACGGAAACGCTCAATGACAGCTATGAGAAATCGCAGGGCGTGAGGGACTTTCTATCCCTAATCCGCAACTATCAGGGGCTGAAAGAGTTGGACGCAACCATCATAAACGCACTCATAGACAAGATACTTGTTTCGGAACGTGAGAAACTTGCGGACGGGACAGTAAGGCAGGAAATCAAGATTTACTATAAATTCATCGGCTTTGTCGGTGAATTACATATCACACCCACAAAGCGGTGGACGGCGTTAAAGCCTAAAAATTGTACGGTGTGCGGTGTTGAATACGTCCCCAGCTCTGGAATATCAAAGTATTGTCCCGCTTGTGCTAAGAGGATACAGAGGGAGAAATCAAACGAGAGCAAACGCAGGAGTAGGGAGAGGAACCGAAGGGCATGTATTGAACTGTCCGCAAAAAATGACCGACTGAGGTCGATGGATCATTTGCCGGAGAGGCGGGACGGACACTGGATTATATAG
- a CDS encoding sigma factor-like helix-turn-helix DNA-binding protein — translation MAYKAKAYTLREESTESGIRYFISFKDGQGEHHELEVSEQLFFEFRQMERRNRNLLQWDERHREFSEVWDETLNRRALKLPKSIEEQMIEAERAELLCKAVDRLPEIQRRRFLLYYEYEFNFYQIAAMEHCTASAIQKSVAVAKKKVKAEMRKYLQP, via the coding sequence ATGGCATATAAAGCTAAGGCGTACACGCTTCGGGAGGAATCCACGGAAAGCGGTATAAGGTATTTTATCAGTTTTAAGGACGGGCAGGGGGAACACCACGAACTGGAAGTATCCGAGCAGTTATTCTTTGAATTTCGGCAGATGGAACGCAGGAACAGGAATCTTCTCCAATGGGACGAGCGGCACAGGGAGTTTTCGGAAGTATGGGACGAAACGCTGAACAGGCGGGCGTTAAAGCTGCCTAAGAGCATTGAGGAACAAATGATTGAAGCAGAACGGGCGGAACTGCTCTGTAAGGCGGTTGACAGACTGCCAGAGATACAAAGGCGACGTTTCCTGCTCTACTACGAGTATGAGTTCAATTTTTACCAAATCGCCGCTATGGAGCATTGCACCGCTTCTGCAATACAGAAATCCGTTGCTGTTGCAAAGAAGAAAGTAAAAGCGGAAATGAGGAAATATCTCCAACCATGA
- a CDS encoding ParB/RepB/Spo0J family partition protein, with protein MKKQDFKVLKTKDLYPFPDNPFHVVEDETLSELAESIKEFGIVTPIITRPKEDGNGYEVIAGQRRVRASELAGINTVPAFVLPLDRDRAIITLVDSNLQRENILPSERAFAYRMKSEAMKRQGFRTDLTSSQVVTKLRTDDKVAQGFGVGRMTVQRFIRLTELIPPILQMVDEGKIALTPAVELSFLKKDEQENLFATMESEEATPSLSQAQRMKSMSQSGQLDMDMIFSIMTEEKGNQKETLKINTSKLKKYFPKDTTPKQMEETIIRLLERELQRKRSRDSR; from the coding sequence ATGAAGAAACAGGATTTTAAGGTGTTAAAGACCAAAGATTTATACCCGTTTCCCGACAATCCGTTTCATGTTGTGGAGGATGAAACGCTGTCAGAGTTAGCGGAAAGCATCAAGGAATTTGGCATTGTCACGCCGATAATCACACGCCCGAAAGAGGACGGGAACGGTTATGAAGTGATTGCGGGGCAGCGGCGTGTCCGTGCGTCCGAACTTGCAGGTATAAATACCGTGCCTGCATTTGTCCTGCCCTTAGACCGTGACCGAGCCATCATCACCCTTGTAGACAGTAATTTACAGCGTGAAAATATCCTGCCATCGGAGCGGGCGTTTGCCTACAGGATGAAATCCGAAGCCATGAAGCGGCAGGGTTTCCGCACAGACTTAACCTCGTCACAAGTTGTGACGAAGTTGCGGACGGACGACAAAGTGGCACAGGGCTTCGGCGTGGGCAGGATGACCGTCCAGCGTTTTATCCGCCTGACGGAACTGATACCGCCGATTTTGCAGATGGTGGACGAGGGGAAAATCGCCCTCACACCTGCGGTGGAACTGTCCTTTTTGAAGAAAGACGAGCAGGAAAATCTCTTTGCCACGATGGAGAGCGAAGAAGCAACGCCCTCACTCTCACAGGCACAGCGGATGAAAAGCATGAGCCAGAGCGGGCAGCTTGACATGGATATGATATTTTCCATTATGACGGAGGAAAAGGGAAACCAGAAAGAAACCTTGAAAATCAACACAAGCAAACTGAAAAAATACTTTCCGAAGGACACAACGCCGAAGCAGATGGAGGAAACCATCATCCGACTTCTGGAACGTGAGTTGCAGAGAAAACGGAGCAGGGACAGCCGCTAA
- the mobV gene encoding MobV family relaxase yields the protein MPYAILRFQKRKAGGVAACERHNERKKEAYKSNPDIDMERSKNNYHLVAPPKYTYKKEINRKVAEAGCRTRKDSVMMVETLITASPEFMNQLPPEEQKAYFTMALDFISERVGEQNILSAVVHMDERTPHMHLCFVPITPDNKLSAKTILGNQKSLSEWQTAYHERMSSRWNQLERGQSSMETKRKHVPTWLYKLGGRLDKQYGEIVSALSDINAFNAGKKRDKALELVAAWLPEVEKFSKEIGRQQAYIDSLKEQIGQEADYAGRMRDEKYEQELKVQKANQRIFELQRTNEQMGRLLSKIPPEVLEELQRTGRNKSRER from the coding sequence ATGCCCTATGCAATCCTGCGTTTCCAGAAACGCAAAGCGGGCGGCGTTGCGGCTTGCGAACGCCACAACGAGCGGAAGAAAGAAGCCTACAAAAGCAACCCAGATATCGACATGGAACGCTCTAAAAATAACTATCATCTTGTCGCACCGCCAAAGTACACCTATAAGAAAGAGATTAACCGAAAGGTAGCCGAAGCAGGGTGCAGGACAAGGAAAGACAGCGTGATGATGGTGGAAACGCTCATCACGGCTTCACCAGAATTTATGAACCAGTTACCGCCCGAAGAACAGAAAGCGTATTTTACGATGGCTCTGGATTTCATTTCGGAGCGTGTCGGGGAGCAGAATATCCTCTCCGCAGTCGTCCACATGGACGAGAGAACGCCCCATATGCACCTCTGCTTTGTGCCGATTACACCAGACAATAAGCTGTCCGCCAAAACAATTTTAGGCAATCAAAAGAGCCTGTCGGAGTGGCAGACCGCCTACCATGAGCGGATGTCCTCACGTTGGAATCAGCTTGAGAGAGGTCAATCTTCGATGGAAACCAAGCGGAAACACGTCCCCACATGGCTCTATAAGTTGGGCGGCAGGCTTGATAAGCAGTATGGGGAAATCGTGTCTGCCCTGTCCGACATCAACGCCTTTAACGCAGGGAAAAAGCGTGACAAGGCTCTGGAACTGGTTGCCGCATGGCTGCCCGAAGTGGAGAAATTCTCTAAGGAAATCGGCAGACAGCAGGCGTATATCGACAGCTTAAAGGAGCAAATCGGGCAGGAAGCCGACTATGCAGGGCGTATGCGTGATGAAAAGTACGAGCAGGAATTAAAGGTGCAGAAAGCCAACCAGAGGATATTTGAATTGCAGAGAACCAACGAGCAGATGGGGCGGCTGCTCTCAAAGATACCGCCAGAAGTGTTGGAAGAATTACAGAGAACAGGCAGAAACAAATCAAGAGAAAGGTAA
- a CDS encoding alpha/beta hydrolase-fold protein has protein sequence MDIQSQANRPLYIMGYSLAGLFALWAMYQTDIFAGCATCSGSMWYPGFVEYVNIQPTLANKRIYISLGGKESRTSDRLMATVADRTKEICELLKKDNDVIYEINPGGHFADSGKRLAKAVKWIEKVASA, from the coding sequence TTGGATATTCAAAGTCAGGCGAACAGGCCTCTTTATATCATGGGATATTCGCTTGCCGGGCTTTTTGCACTTTGGGCAATGTATCAGACTGATATATTTGCCGGATGTGCCACATGTTCAGGTTCAATGTGGTATCCGGGATTTGTGGAATATGTAAACATCCAGCCAACACTTGCGAATAAACGTATATACATCAGCCTCGGCGGTAAGGAATCGAGAACGTCAGACAGACTTATGGCAACTGTGGCGGATCGGACAAAGGAGATTTGCGAACTTCTCAAAAAAGACAATGATGTTATATATGAGATAAATCCAGGTGGACATTTTGCCGATTCCGGGAAGAGGCTGGCGAAGGCTGTGAAGTGGATAGAGAAAGTAGCCTCTGCATAG
- a CDS encoding AAA family ATPase, with product MQKLQTVNAETLLYEPLEKPSFVVDSLIPTGLSLFCGSQKIGKSWLMLKLCLCVSQGIPLWDMTTMEGDVLYLCLEDTFCRIQDRLFRLTDEASGRLHFAVASCKLSDGLIVQLEDYLKDYPDSRLIVIDTLQKVRTASKDNAYASDYGDISLIKDFADRHSLAVIVVHHIRKQNDSDVFNKVSGTTGLTGSADATFVLEKEKRASDTAKLYVTGRDTPYQEYTLRFRDCSWELVERKTQEQLAKETIPDVLFRLVDFMRDKEEWAGTATELLAAMGETETIPTVITKWLNEYHTTFLSENRICYQYSRRKDGRQIALARRAGDSGDGGDSDIGIPPVTVIDA from the coding sequence ATGCAGAAGTTACAGACAGTCAACGCCGAAACGCTCCTTTATGAGCCGCTTGAGAAGCCGTCCTTTGTGGTGGACAGCCTTATCCCCACAGGCTTGTCGCTGTTCTGCGGCTCACAGAAGATAGGCAAGAGCTGGCTCATGCTGAAGCTGTGCTTATGCGTGTCGCAGGGAATCCCCTTATGGGACATGACGACAATGGAGGGCGATGTGCTTTACCTCTGCCTTGAGGACACGTTCTGCCGCATACAGGACAGGCTGTTCCGTTTGACGGACGAAGCGAGCGGGCGGCTTCATTTTGCCGTGGCAAGCTGCAAGCTGTCAGACGGTCTTATCGTGCAGCTTGAGGATTATCTGAAAGACTATCCAGACAGCAGGCTCATTGTCATTGATACCTTGCAGAAAGTCCGTACAGCTTCAAAAGACAACGCCTATGCAAGCGACTATGGGGACATCTCCCTAATCAAAGATTTTGCCGACAGGCACTCTCTGGCGGTCATTGTCGTACACCACATCCGAAAGCAGAATGACAGCGATGTGTTCAACAAGGTGTCTGGGACGACAGGCTTAACGGGGAGTGCGGACGCTACCTTTGTTCTGGAAAAGGAGAAACGGGCATCTGACACCGCCAAGCTGTATGTAACGGGCAGGGACACGCCCTATCAGGAATACACGCTCCGTTTCCGTGATTGCAGTTGGGAACTTGTGGAGAGGAAAACGCAGGAGCAGCTTGCGAAAGAAACGATACCAGATGTCCTTTTTCGGTTGGTGGATTTTATGAGGGATAAGGAAGAATGGGCAGGCACGGCAACGGAGCTGTTAGCCGCTATGGGGGAAACGGAAACCATACCCACGGTGATTACGAAATGGCTGAATGAATATCACACCACATTTTTAAGCGAGAACCGTATCTGCTACCAGTACAGCCGCAGGAAAGACGGCAGGCAGATTGCCCTTGCAAGGAGGGCGGGTGACAGCGGTGACGGCGGTGACAGCGATATTGGGATACCCCCTGTTACTGTCATTGACGCTTAA
- a CDS encoding alpha/beta hydrolase, producing MDGERMMKNVAEIFSRGAVVKNLPAWVNMRHAWKASDAARDRGLEYPANVVQIKNLDYKKELDEVRFNELIETWNKDVEKNIIFFADSGDAADVDSASYTSNSYMDLCVPISYMTDENRKYPVIVSVHGGGWFYGDKELYSHYCCLLAEHGYVVVNFNYRLSPQNKYPAAIEDVAYLIRYIHENAQTLGIDIDNFYMVGDSAGAQLTANYCIIASNSDYRAKLDFFTYDLLPKKVCLNCGAYKMAERNDNISAWYLRNDADDDQNSDGKISLHDKAEKCESKKISQAYAVTEEQYKLFMDQLDYVNAEFPEAYLMYSVNDDLASHTKALDEVLNKVGVAHITKAYGQNNPDSGHIFHMNMYNPEGILCNEDECAFMR from the coding sequence ATGGACGGAGAAAGAATGATGAAGAACGTAGCAGAGATATTCAGCCGCGGTGCGGTGGTCAAGAATCTTCCGGCATGGGTAAATATGCGCCACGCCTGGAAAGCAAGTGATGCGGCGAGAGACAGAGGGCTTGAATATCCGGCAAATGTTGTACAGATAAAGAATCTGGATTACAAAAAGGAGCTTGATGAGGTCCGTTTCAATGAGCTGATTGAAACATGGAACAAAGATGTAGAGAAAAACATTATATTCTTTGCCGATTCCGGGGATGCCGCAGACGTGGATTCTGCAAGCTATACATCCAACAGCTACATGGATCTCTGTGTTCCAATATCGTATATGACAGATGAAAACAGAAAATATCCGGTGATAGTGAGCGTGCATGGCGGAGGCTGGTTCTATGGTGACAAGGAACTGTACAGCCACTATTGCTGCCTTCTTGCGGAGCACGGGTATGTGGTGGTGAACTTCAACTATAGATTGTCACCGCAGAACAAATATCCTGCGGCCATAGAGGATGTGGCGTATCTCATTCGGTATATCCATGAGAATGCGCAGACACTTGGAATAGACATTGATAATTTCTATATGGTCGGTGATTCGGCGGGGGCACAGCTCACGGCAAATTATTGCATCATAGCATCAAACAGCGATTACAGGGCAAAGCTTGATTTCTTCACATATGATCTATTGCCTAAGAAGGTATGCCTTAACTGTGGTGCATACAAGATGGCAGAAAGAAATGACAATATATCCGCATGGTATCTGAGAAATGATGCGGATGATGATCAGAATAGTGACGGAAAAATAAGTTTACACGACAAAGCTGAAAAATGTGAAAGTAAGAAAATAAGCCAGGCATATGCAGTGACTGAGGAACAGTACAAGCTGTTTATGGATCAGCTTGATTATGTAAATGCTGAGTTTCCGGAGGCGTATCTCATGTATAGTGTAAATGATGATCTGGCATCACATACAAAAGCGTTGGATGAGGTGCTGAACAAAGTTGGAGTTGCACATATCACAAAAGCGTATGGACAGAACAATCCTGACAGCGGCCATATATTCCATATGAATATGTACAATCCAGAGGGAATACTCTGTAACGAGGATGAGTGTGCATTTATGAGATAA
- a CDS encoding aminotransferase class I/II-fold pyridoxal phosphate-dependent enzyme, with protein sequence MRKFEKSSKLDNVCYDIRGPVMDEANRMVAEGVNVLKLNIGNPAPHGLMAPDEVVRDMAYNLRDTEGYSDSKGLFSARKAIMQYCQLKNIPNVGIDDIYTGNGVSELITMSMQGLLDSGDEILVPMPDYPLWTASVNLAGGTAVHYLCDEQSNWYPDIEDIKKKITSRTKGIVVINPNNPTGALYPKEVLEQIVQVARENELILFADEIYDRLVMDDKEHVALASLAPDLFTISFNGLSKSHRVAGYRVGWMCLCGNKSNVKGYIEGLNLLSSMRLCSNVPAQSIVQTCLGGYQSADELLLPGGRIYDQREYIYKALCDIPGISVVKPEAAFYIFPKLDKEKFNITNDEQFALDLLRDKHILVTCGTGFNWKDPDHFRIVYLPNMEILKEATAKLADFLSYYHQ encoded by the coding sequence ATGAGAAAATTCGAAAAATCATCAAAGCTTGACAATGTGTGTTACGACATAAGAGGTCCTGTTATGGACGAGGCAAACAGGATGGTGGCTGAAGGGGTAAATGTCCTCAAGCTGAACATAGGAAATCCTGCACCGCACGGACTTATGGCGCCTGATGAGGTTGTAAGGGATATGGCATATAACCTCAGAGATACCGAGGGATATTCGGATTCAAAGGGACTTTTTTCTGCAAGAAAGGCGATCATGCAGTATTGCCAGCTGAAGAATATTCCAAATGTAGGAATCGATGACATATATACAGGAAATGGAGTCAGCGAGCTTATCACCATGTCCATGCAGGGATTGCTGGATTCTGGTGATGAGATACTTGTTCCAATGCCTGATTACCCACTGTGGACAGCATCTGTCAACCTGGCAGGAGGAACAGCGGTTCATTATCTCTGTGATGAGCAGTCCAACTGGTATCCTGATATAGAAGATATCAAGAAAAAGATAACATCAAGAACAAAAGGAATCGTAGTCATCAACCCTAACAACCCTACAGGAGCTCTCTATCCAAAGGAGGTTCTTGAGCAGATAGTTCAGGTTGCAAGGGAGAATGAACTTATCCTTTTTGCAGATGAGATATATGACAGGCTCGTCATGGATGATAAAGAGCATGTGGCTCTGGCTTCACTGGCACCTGACCTTTTCACCATAAGCTTTAACGGACTGAGCAAGTCCCACCGAGTTGCAGGTTACAGAGTTGGCTGGATGTGTCTGTGTGGAAACAAGAGCAATGTGAAGGGATACATAGAGGGACTTAACCTCCTGTCATCCATGAGACTTTGCTCGAATGTTCCTGCCCAAAGTATAGTTCAGACCTGTCTTGGAGGCTACCAGAGTGCAGATGAGCTGCTTCTGCCTGGAGGAAGGATCTATGATCAGAGAGAGTATATTTATAAAGCACTCTGTGATATACCGGGAATAAGTGTGGTTAAGCCGGAGGCAGCGTTCTATATATTCCCGAAACTTGACAAGGAGAAGTTCAACATTACAAATGATGAACAGTTCGCTCTTGATCTTCTGAGGGATAAGCACATCCTCGTCACATGTGGAACGGGATTTAACTGGAAGGATCCGGATCACTTCAGGATAGTATACCTTCCAAATATGGAGATACTCAAGGAGGCAACAGCAAAGCTGGCCGATTTCCTGAGCTATTATCACCAGTAA
- a CDS encoding flavin reductase, with protein MDKKAIYSLSYGIFMLSTKLGDKANGCIINTCIQVANNPTRVAISVLNTNYTCDLLKESGVFALSVLDEQCTFDSIKHFGFQSGRDVDKFEGIKMPEDVNGIPYMGWYACAVISGKVVESHDLGTHTLFIAEVVDAKMLSDKAPLTYADYQAHVKPKADKPPKTDKKIVGWRCKICNYVYEGSELPADYVCPLCGHGADDFEPIYE; from the coding sequence ATGGATAAAAAGGCAATCTACAGTTTATCATACGGGATTTTCATGTTGTCCACAAAGCTGGGCGACAAGGCAAATGGCTGCATCATCAACACCTGTATACAGGTGGCGAACAATCCAACGCGGGTTGCGATATCGGTTCTCAACACGAATTACACATGTGATCTGCTCAAGGAGAGTGGTGTGTTTGCCCTCAGTGTACTTGACGAGCAGTGTACATTTGACTCGATAAAGCACTTCGGTTTCCAGTCGGGAAGAGACGTGGACAAATTCGAAGGAATAAAGATGCCGGAGGATGTCAACGGAATCCCTTACATGGGCTGGTATGCCTGTGCGGTTATCAGTGGCAAGGTAGTTGAGAGCCACGATCTTGGAACACACACGTTGTTCATCGCGGAGGTGGTTGATGCGAAGATGCTGTCAGACAAGGCTCCTCTCACATATGCTGATTATCAGGCGCATGTAAAGCCAAAGGCAGACAAGCCTCCTAAGACAGATAAGAAGATAGTGGGATGGCGCTGCAAGATATGTAACTATGTATATGAGGGAAGTGAGCTTCCGGCAGATTATGTATGTCCTCTGTGTGGACACGGAGCAGACGACTTTGAACCTATATATGAGTAA
- a CDS encoding RNA polymerase sigma factor — MAYNHGREDRKWRIWKEAEEKLLRECGVDEVTIEQIRIADRADFNSNRRFYRWTNDVAEYLEDMADRERQAEVNTVAELLDEIESENLYQVLVTVDGRTLKIVLLKMQGYSTKEIAPLVHLTTGAIYARLDHLRKKLRKIL; from the coding sequence ATGGCATACAACCACGGACGGGAGGACAGGAAATGGCGTATCTGGAAAGAAGCGGAGGAAAAGCTGCTGCGTGAGTGCGGCGTTGATGAAGTGACCATTGAGCAGATACGCATAGCGGACAGGGCAGACTTCAATTCCAACAGGCGGTTTTACCGATGGACGAATGACGTTGCGGAATACCTTGAGGACATGGCAGACAGGGAGCGGCAAGCGGAGGTGAATACAGTTGCGGAGTTACTGGACGAGATTGAGAGCGAAAATCTCTATCAAGTATTAGTCACGGTGGACGGGCGTACCTTGAAAATCGTCCTGCTGAAAATGCAGGGGTATTCCACAAAGGAGATTGCCCCACTTGTGCATTTGACGACTGGTGCCATCTATGCGAGGTTAGACCATCTGCGGAAGAAGCTTCGGAAAATTTTGTAA
- a CDS encoding Fic family protein → MGYISVAETAKKWNVSERTVRNYCAHDKIPGAFLTGKTWNIPDSAQKPMRQSAGEENRDLLTVLREEKKKGIKGGIYHKIQVDLTYNSNHIEGSRLSHDQTRYIYETNTIGVSDQTINVDDIVETTNHFRCIDLVIDDAKNLLSEKMIKELHLILKNGTQDSRKEWFAVGDYKKVPNEVGGHDTALPEEVPEKMKNLLARYRKLNEKTLDDILDFHHEFESIHPFQDGNGRVGRLILFKECLKYDIVPFIIDEDLKWYYYRGLSEWNRERGYLRDTCLTAQDKFKKYLDYFRIQHRD, encoded by the coding sequence ATGGGTTATATTTCAGTTGCAGAGACTGCAAAAAAATGGAATGTGTCAGAACGAACCGTTAGAAATTACTGCGCTCATGATAAGATTCCTGGGGCTTTTCTGACGGGAAAGACGTGGAATATACCGGATTCTGCGCAGAAACCAATGCGTCAATCTGCGGGAGAAGAGAACCGGGATCTGCTGACTGTGCTGAGAGAAGAGAAAAAAAAAGGAATTAAAGGTGGCATTTATCATAAGATACAGGTGGATCTCACTTACAATTCCAATCATATAGAGGGCAGCAGGCTCAGTCATGATCAGACACGGTATATATATGAGACAAATACTATAGGCGTGAGTGATCAGACGATAAATGTTGACGATATAGTTGAGACGACCAATCATTTCAGGTGTATAGATCTGGTGATCGATGATGCAAAGAACTTATTAAGTGAGAAAATGATAAAGGAGCTGCATTTGATTCTCAAGAATGGAACTCAGGACTCACGAAAAGAATGGTTTGCGGTGGGAGATTACAAGAAAGTTCCGAATGAGGTGGGCGGCCATGATACGGCTTTGCCGGAAGAAGTTCCAGAGAAAATGAAAAATCTCCTTGCAAGATACCGCAAGCTCAATGAAAAGACACTAGATGATATTCTGGATTTTCACCATGAATTTGAAAGTATTCATCCGTTTCAAGATGGCAATGGCAGGGTTGGCAGGCTGATATTGTTCAAGGAGTGTCTGAAATATGATATAGTTCCATTTATCATAGATGAAGATCTCAAATGGTATTACTATAGAGGACTTTCAGAATGGAATAGAGAAAGAGGATATCTGCGGGATACCTGCCTTACTGCGCAGGATAAGTTTAAAAAGTACCTGGACTATTTCAGGATACAGCACAGAGATTAA